A single genomic interval of Bradyrhizobium japonicum USDA 6 harbors:
- a CDS encoding NAD-dependent epimerase/dehydratase family protein: MSMWVTGANGFIGRHLVRELAGGGHVVHGVGHGALDPADARALGLQTSINGEVDAANLNALAAAHGLPSHVFHLAGGSSVGLSIERPFEDFSRTVASTARLLEWLRSFAPGSRLVVVSSAAVYGADHAGPIPESAAPAPMSPYGHHKLMMEQLCQSYVQSFGIRCMVVRLFSVYGPNLRKQLLWDICSRLRNEQRTLNLGGTGAEIRDWTDVRDVVRLLARVAEGPWQDDFGVINGGSGRGVSVAGVAEGLIGHWGGNTVVRFSGVARPGDPTSLLADSGRVLDMNFDWRIPLERGLADYVEWFRGQARA; encoded by the coding sequence GGTGCGAACGGGTTCATCGGCCGCCATCTCGTCCGCGAGCTGGCGGGCGGCGGGCATGTGGTTCATGGTGTCGGTCATGGCGCCCTCGATCCGGCCGATGCGCGCGCGCTCGGCTTGCAGACCTCGATCAACGGTGAAGTCGACGCGGCTAATCTGAACGCGCTCGCCGCCGCGCACGGACTGCCGTCGCACGTCTTCCATCTCGCCGGCGGATCGTCCGTCGGATTGTCGATCGAACGTCCGTTCGAGGATTTTTCGCGGACCGTGGCCAGCACGGCGCGTCTGCTGGAGTGGCTTCGAAGCTTTGCGCCCGGGAGCCGGCTGGTCGTTGTGTCGAGCGCTGCGGTCTACGGCGCCGACCACGCCGGGCCGATTCCCGAAAGCGCGGCGCCGGCGCCGATGTCGCCCTACGGCCACCACAAGCTGATGATGGAGCAGCTGTGTCAAAGCTACGTCCAGAGCTTCGGCATTCGCTGCATGGTCGTGCGATTGTTCTCGGTCTATGGTCCCAACCTTCGCAAGCAGCTTCTGTGGGACATCTGCTCGCGGCTGCGGAACGAGCAGCGCACGCTGAATCTCGGTGGAACAGGAGCCGAGATCAGGGACTGGACCGACGTTCGCGACGTTGTCCGCCTGCTGGCACGCGTCGCAGAGGGGCCGTGGCAGGACGATTTTGGCGTGATCAATGGCGGCTCCGGGCGCGGTGTGAGCGTGGCTGGCGTTGCCGAAGGCCTGATCGGGCATTGGGGCGGCAACACGGTCGTGCGGTTTTCCGGTGTCGCACGGCCGGGCGATCCGACGAGCCTGCTCGCCGATAGCGGGCGCGTGCTCGATATGAATTTCGATTGGCGCATTCCGCTGGAGCGCGGCCTGGCCGACTACGTCGAATGGTTCAGGGGCCAAGCCCGTGCCTGA
- a CDS encoding glycosyltransferase family 4 protein: MPERAPVRIAFTNIPRRLWAGGHNYQRNLFEALNRHAPGSVTPVLFAGTADDSEEITALAGIPAVEVVRSPVFDHAATGLARATDLARAIAFGLDGPAIAEFRTRKIDMVFESARFFGWRLPFPAIAWFPDFQHRLLPHLFSRSAYWRRDLGFRIQLASGRHVMLSSASALGDLKKFYPGLLNAVSVVRFATEPPASLLATNPSDVIASYGLPPCYFYLPNQFWRHKNHQLVVDALDLLKRRGLDVVVAASGSTLDFREPGLFDAMMQDVKARGLETNFRHLGMIPLDHVYALLRASAALINPSECEGWSTTVEEAKSFGVPMLLSGLEVHREQTEGRARYFGIHDAEALAEHMSQVARSADPGIVRDLLPNLDERVKAFVADFVGLTADVMKNPGAP, translated from the coding sequence GTGCCTGAGCGCGCGCCGGTGCGGATCGCCTTCACCAACATTCCGCGCCGCCTATGGGCAGGAGGCCATAACTATCAACGCAATCTGTTCGAGGCGCTCAACAGGCACGCGCCGGGATCGGTGACGCCCGTGCTGTTTGCCGGAACGGCCGATGATTCCGAGGAGATCACGGCGCTGGCCGGCATTCCCGCCGTCGAGGTCGTGCGCTCGCCGGTGTTCGATCATGCCGCGACCGGCCTTGCCCGTGCGACGGATCTCGCCCGCGCGATTGCCTTTGGTCTGGACGGTCCCGCCATCGCCGAGTTCAGGACTCGCAAGATCGACATGGTGTTCGAATCGGCGCGCTTCTTTGGCTGGCGTCTGCCGTTCCCCGCGATCGCCTGGTTTCCGGATTTCCAGCACCGCTTGCTCCCGCATCTTTTCTCGAGGAGCGCCTATTGGCGGCGTGATCTCGGCTTTCGGATCCAGCTTGCCTCCGGCCGCCACGTCATGTTGAGCAGCGCCAGCGCACTTGGTGATCTCAAGAAATTCTATCCGGGTCTGTTGAACGCCGTCTCCGTGGTCCGGTTTGCGACCGAACCGCCGGCCAGCCTCCTCGCCACGAATCCGTCCGACGTGATCGCAAGCTACGGCTTGCCGCCGTGCTATTTCTATCTGCCGAACCAGTTCTGGCGTCACAAGAATCACCAGCTCGTCGTCGATGCGCTTGACCTCTTGAAACGCAGGGGGCTCGACGTCGTCGTCGCGGCGTCGGGAAGCACGCTGGACTTCCGCGAGCCCGGTCTTTTCGACGCGATGATGCAAGACGTCAAAGCGCGCGGCCTCGAGACGAACTTCCGGCATCTCGGAATGATCCCGCTCGACCATGTCTACGCGCTCCTGCGCGCATCGGCCGCGCTCATCAATCCTTCGGAGTGCGAGGGGTGGAGTACCACCGTCGAGGAAGCAAAGTCGTTTGGTGTCCCGATGCTGCTGTCCGGCCTCGAGGTGCATCGCGAGCAGACCGAGGGTCGCGCGCGATATTTCGGCATTCACGATGCCGAAGCCTTGGCCGAGCACATGTCGCAGGTCGCGCGATCGGCCGATCCTGGGATCGTCCGCGACCTCCTGCCCAATCTCGATGAGCGCGTCAAAGCCTTCGTTGCCGATTTCGTCGGGCTGACCGCGGATGTGATGAAAAATCCGGGAGCTCCCTAG
- a CDS encoding UDP-glucuronic acid decarboxylase family protein: MPFDSYKNSRVLVTGGAGFIGSHICERLLDAGAEVVSADNYFTGSRRNIAHLIANPLFEAVRHDVTFPLYIEVDAIFNLACPASPIHYQRDPVQTTKTSVHGAINMLGLAKRLKARIFQASTSEIYGDPLIHPQTEDYWGNVNPIGIRSCYDEGKRCAETLFFDYWRQHGLPIKVARIFNTYGPRMQPNDGRVVSSFIVQALKGEAITVFGDGGQTRSFCYVDDLVEAILRLMVTNEDVTGPINLGNNSEFTIRELAEKVIELTGSRSKLVFKPLPQDDPRQRQPDLAKAKATLNWEPKVALEDGLKETIAYFKHSLEIA; this comes from the coding sequence ATGCCGTTTGACAGCTACAAGAACAGCCGCGTCCTCGTGACCGGAGGCGCCGGCTTCATCGGATCGCACATCTGCGAGCGGCTGCTCGACGCCGGCGCCGAGGTGGTGTCCGCGGACAATTATTTCACCGGCAGCCGGCGCAACATTGCCCATCTGATCGCAAATCCGCTGTTCGAGGCGGTCCGGCACGACGTCACCTTCCCGCTCTACATCGAGGTCGACGCGATCTTCAACCTGGCCTGCCCGGCCTCGCCGATCCACTACCAGCGCGACCCCGTGCAGACCACCAAGACCTCGGTGCACGGCGCCATTAACATGCTCGGCCTCGCCAAGCGGCTCAAGGCGCGGATCTTCCAGGCCTCGACCAGCGAGATCTATGGCGATCCGCTGATCCATCCCCAGACCGAGGATTATTGGGGCAACGTCAACCCGATCGGCATCCGCTCCTGCTACGACGAAGGCAAGCGCTGCGCCGAGACGCTGTTCTTCGACTACTGGCGCCAGCACGGCCTGCCGATCAAGGTCGCGCGCATCTTCAACACCTATGGCCCGCGCATGCAGCCCAATGACGGGCGCGTGGTGTCGTCCTTCATCGTCCAGGCACTCAAGGGCGAGGCGATCACCGTGTTCGGCGACGGCGGACAGACCCGCTCGTTCTGCTATGTCGACGATCTCGTCGAAGCCATCCTGCGGCTGATGGTGACGAACGAAGACGTTACCGGCCCGATCAATCTCGGCAACAATTCCGAGTTCACGATCCGCGAGCTCGCCGAGAAAGTCATCGAGCTCACGGGCTCGCGCTCGAAGCTGGTGTTCAAGCCACTGCCGCAGGACGACCCGCGACAGCGCCAGCCCGACCTCGCCAAGGCGAAGGCGACGCTGAACTGGGAGCCGAAGGTCGCACTCGAGGACGGCCTGAAGGAGACCATCGCCTATTTCAAGCACTCACTCGAAATAGCCTGA
- a CDS encoding DUF6056 family protein, which produces MRLGRRVLDVMPLLAAAVALFILVWLASIALYAMPESDDYCLTNRFNSFGLVGMVKSYYLASMGRLTSLVTIAAPNLASKVTGVDYLTIYPVTLICGMAVFLTVSVFWAGRLWTGLSWPERFLAGVMLTAATFVLAISLREMLYWVSGSAPYMIPAAFVMIILVELVRSAANETVLSTGWVVVLSALCFLGALANEFTPLWIMALVAGSALYRKACHPHPQLASHATMLTVTFIGFAMLLLAPGNAVRMAEYPEGGKIAASFTMGLYYLWLELFWLFGQEATWAWFVFVALFSVFVAPSQPRPTAARLLVLIAGLAAAVLAGTYAAYFVGYFATASDLAMRARNEVVVFLLAGSACVVALAARFIPSLSWHQSFRMTALVACGLVSLLLLNGRALVSVRAERSQFATFWSESLQRDDLLRAIKDRDVVVPKRSVRPSLLMDADLTDNPGKMPNDCIAEFYGKQSVLPRD; this is translated from the coding sequence ATGCGCCTTGGACGCCGCGTGCTGGACGTGATGCCTCTGCTGGCCGCGGCCGTGGCTCTTTTCATCCTGGTCTGGCTGGCGTCGATCGCGCTCTATGCGATGCCTGAAAGCGACGATTATTGTCTGACGAATCGCTTCAACAGCTTTGGCCTCGTCGGAATGGTCAAATCCTATTATTTGGCATCGATGGGTCGGCTCACCTCTCTGGTGACGATCGCAGCCCCAAACCTTGCCAGTAAGGTCACCGGCGTCGATTATCTTACCATCTATCCGGTCACGCTCATTTGCGGGATGGCCGTCTTCCTCACGGTGAGCGTTTTTTGGGCCGGCCGGTTGTGGACCGGTCTCTCGTGGCCGGAAAGATTTTTGGCGGGCGTGATGCTCACCGCGGCGACATTCGTTCTGGCGATCAGTCTGCGGGAGATGCTTTATTGGGTTTCGGGCAGCGCCCCCTACATGATTCCTGCTGCCTTTGTGATGATCATCCTTGTCGAGTTGGTGCGGTCCGCTGCGAACGAAACCGTCCTCTCGACCGGCTGGGTCGTCGTTCTCTCGGCATTGTGCTTCCTAGGGGCTCTCGCCAACGAGTTCACGCCGCTTTGGATCATGGCCCTCGTCGCCGGATCCGCCCTCTATCGAAAGGCCTGCCATCCGCATCCGCAACTGGCGAGCCATGCAACGATGCTGACGGTGACCTTCATCGGTTTTGCGATGCTGCTCTTGGCGCCGGGGAATGCGGTCCGAATGGCGGAATACCCGGAGGGCGGGAAGATCGCCGCATCCTTCACCATGGGGCTGTACTACCTGTGGCTCGAACTGTTCTGGCTCTTCGGGCAAGAGGCGACGTGGGCCTGGTTCGTTTTCGTCGCGTTGTTCTCGGTCTTCGTGGCGCCTTCGCAACCCAGGCCGACGGCGGCCCGCCTGCTGGTCTTGATCGCCGGGCTCGCGGCGGCTGTTCTCGCTGGCACCTATGCTGCTTATTTCGTTGGCTACTTTGCGACTGCTTCGGATCTCGCAATGAGAGCGCGGAACGAGGTCGTGGTTTTCCTTCTCGCGGGCTCAGCATGCGTCGTCGCCCTGGCGGCGCGCTTCATCCCGTCACTAAGCTGGCACCAGTCTTTTCGCATGACAGCCTTGGTGGCCTGCGGACTCGTTTCGTTGCTCCTTCTCAATGGCCGCGCGCTGGTGTCTGTCCGTGCGGAGCGATCACAATTCGCCACCTTCTGGAGCGAGAGCCTTCAGCGGGATGACCTGCTTCGAGCGATCAAGGATCGGGATGTTGTCGTACCCAAGAGGTCGGTCAGGCCGTCCCTCTTGATGGACGCCGACCTGACCGACAACCCGGGCAAGATGCCGAACGATTGCATCGCCGAATTCTACGGCAAGCAATCCGTGCTCCCTCGCGATTAG
- the rfbF gene encoding glucose-1-phosphate cytidylyltransferase: MKVVILAGGLGTRIAEETSTRPKPMVEIGGRPILWHIMKIYSHYGFNDFVICLGYRGYMIKEYFANYFLHMSDVTFHLAENRMEVHRETAEPWRVTLVDTGEDTQTGGRLKRVLPYVANEPFFALTYGDGVADIDLAAEIAFHKAHGRRATVSVVRPAKRFGAVAIEGDRVVNFEEKPNDDGGWINGGFFLLSPSVGELITGDKTIWEREPMEQLVRGDDLRAYVHPGFWHPMDSLRDRNFLEAEWAGNRAKWRVW, encoded by the coding sequence ATGAAAGTTGTCATCCTCGCGGGTGGTCTTGGAACCCGAATTGCCGAAGAGACCAGCACGCGGCCGAAGCCAATGGTCGAGATCGGCGGCCGGCCCATCCTGTGGCATATCATGAAGATCTACAGCCATTACGGCTTCAATGATTTCGTGATCTGCCTCGGCTACCGGGGCTACATGATCAAGGAGTACTTCGCGAACTACTTCCTGCACATGTCCGACGTCACCTTCCATCTCGCCGAGAACCGGATGGAGGTGCATCGCGAGACCGCCGAGCCCTGGCGGGTCACGCTGGTCGACACCGGCGAGGACACCCAGACCGGCGGCCGGCTGAAGCGGGTGCTGCCTTACGTCGCGAACGAGCCGTTCTTTGCGCTGACCTATGGCGACGGCGTCGCCGACATCGACCTCGCCGCCGAGATCGCCTTCCACAAAGCGCATGGGCGCAGGGCCACCGTCTCGGTGGTGCGGCCCGCGAAACGGTTCGGCGCGGTCGCGATCGAAGGCGACCGGGTGGTCAATTTCGAGGAGAAGCCCAATGACGACGGCGGCTGGATCAATGGCGGATTCTTCCTGCTGTCGCCGTCGGTTGGCGAGCTGATCACGGGCGACAAGACGATCTGGGAGCGCGAGCCGATGGAGCAGCTCGTGCGCGGCGACGATTTGCGCGCCTATGTGCATCCTGGCTTTTGGCACCCGATGGATTCGCTGCGCGATCGCAATTTCCTCGAGGCCGAGTGGGCGGGCAACCGCGCCAAATGGAGGGTCTGGTGA
- the rfbG gene encoding CDP-glucose 4,6-dehydratase, with translation MTDPAFWRGKKVFLTGHTGFKGAWASLLLRRLGATVYGYALPPTHQSALFVTARIADDIKHRVADIRDLSALRGAMAEADPDIVIHMAAQALVRPSYEEPVETFATNVMGTVHVLEAARQLRSLQAMLIVTTDKCYENNGTGAAFRESDRLGGDDPYSNSKACAELVTHSYRHSFFNAKGAARVATARAGNVFGGGDWARDRLVPDAMQAFLAGEALRIRNPNSVRPWQHALDPVLGYLKLVERLAGDDHFIGGWNFGPDAASEVPVGTVVEHLIALWGDGARWTADAGPHPHEAAYLRLDCAKARGELGWTPRLDLAQGLRLTVDWYRALREGRDLRRFSLDQLDQVVGASSRTVA, from the coding sequence GTGACGGATCCGGCATTCTGGCGCGGCAAGAAGGTCTTTCTGACCGGGCATACCGGCTTCAAGGGCGCGTGGGCTTCGCTGCTGCTGCGTCGTCTCGGCGCCACTGTCTACGGCTATGCACTGCCGCCGACGCATCAATCCGCGCTGTTCGTGACGGCTCGCATCGCCGACGACATCAAGCACCGCGTGGCCGACATCCGCGATCTCTCGGCGTTGCGCGGCGCAATGGCAGAGGCCGATCCCGACATTGTCATCCACATGGCCGCGCAGGCGCTGGTGCGCCCGTCCTATGAGGAGCCGGTCGAGACGTTTGCGACCAACGTGATGGGCACGGTGCACGTGCTGGAGGCGGCACGGCAGCTTCGCTCGCTTCAGGCGATGCTGATCGTCACCACCGACAAATGCTACGAGAACAACGGCACGGGCGCGGCCTTCCGCGAGAGCGACCGTCTCGGCGGCGACGATCCCTACAGCAACAGCAAGGCCTGCGCCGAGCTCGTGACGCACTCCTATCGCCACAGCTTCTTCAATGCGAAGGGCGCGGCGCGTGTCGCGACTGCGCGCGCCGGCAACGTCTTCGGCGGCGGCGACTGGGCGCGCGACCGTCTGGTGCCCGACGCGATGCAGGCCTTCCTCGCGGGCGAGGCGCTGCGCATCCGCAATCCCAATTCGGTGCGGCCGTGGCAGCACGCGCTCGATCCGGTGCTCGGCTATCTCAAGCTGGTCGAGCGGCTGGCGGGCGACGACCATTTCATCGGCGGCTGGAATTTCGGGCCCGACGCGGCAAGCGAGGTACCGGTCGGGACCGTGGTCGAACATCTGATCGCGCTGTGGGGCGACGGCGCGCGCTGGACGGCCGATGCCGGCCCGCATCCGCACGAAGCCGCCTATCTCAGGCTCGACTGCGCCAAGGCGCGCGGCGAGCTCGGTTGGACGCCGCGGCTCGATCTGGCCCAGGGTCTGCGCCTCACCGTCGACTGGTACAGGGCGCTGCGCGAAGGCCGGGACCTGCGCAGATTCTCGCTCGACCAGCTCGATCAGGTCGTTGGCGCGTCGTCGAGGACGGTCGCGTGA
- a CDS encoding chloride channel protein, whose product MPRSIPANSLPRLGDFTTDRRVLMLVAMAVFVGAGGAATAWLLLHAIAIVTNAVWLQTLSTQTLSLSGMKPGAWMVAAPAVGGLVIGLMARFGSEKIRGHGIPEAIEAILIGGSRLQPKVAVLKPLSSAISIGTGGPFGAEGPIIMTGGAVGSLFAQCFHLTAAERKALLVAGATAGMTAIFGTPVAAVMLAVELLLFELKPRSLIPVIAACVVSSALRPWLIGTGPLFPFAGQLDLPWWGPLACIGIGIAAGLQSGLLTTLLYKAEDFFGRLPIHWMWWPAIGGLFVGAGGLIEPRALGVGYDIIGDLLNDHIAVSATLVILLVKSAIWIVALASGTSGGVLAPLLIFGGCAGWLEGQLLPGAHGAWALIGMAAMMGGTMRSPLTAILFAVELTGDFAMLGPLLIATSAAYALTVLLLKRSILTEKIARRGQHVVREYGIDPFDLLRINEVMVKDVDTLPATMTVGEAVSFFSGGERRHKSYPLIDAGGRLSGLVGRSDVLRWRAESADGRDTLFDCASDRSLTLGYPDEPVSHVADRMVLADVGRVPIVERETGHLLGLVARKDLLRIRATARSVETRRSAFFGPGRREPSHHATVLDDAPTT is encoded by the coding sequence ATGCCACGCTCCATCCCCGCCAATTCCCTGCCGCGCCTTGGCGACTTCACGACAGACCGGCGTGTTCTGATGCTGGTTGCCATGGCCGTCTTCGTCGGCGCCGGCGGCGCGGCGACGGCGTGGCTGTTGCTGCACGCCATCGCGATCGTCACCAATGCGGTATGGCTGCAAACGCTGAGCACGCAGACGCTCTCGCTGTCGGGCATGAAACCTGGCGCCTGGATGGTGGCGGCTCCAGCCGTCGGCGGCCTCGTCATCGGCCTGATGGCGCGCTTTGGCTCAGAGAAGATTCGCGGCCACGGAATTCCCGAGGCGATCGAGGCCATCCTCATCGGCGGCAGCCGTCTCCAGCCGAAAGTCGCCGTCCTCAAACCGCTGTCGTCGGCCATCTCGATCGGTACTGGCGGCCCGTTCGGCGCCGAGGGCCCGATCATCATGACCGGCGGCGCCGTCGGCTCTCTCTTCGCCCAATGCTTCCATCTCACCGCCGCCGAGCGCAAGGCGTTGCTGGTCGCCGGGGCGACCGCGGGTATGACGGCCATCTTCGGAACCCCGGTCGCCGCCGTCATGCTCGCCGTCGAGCTTCTCCTGTTCGAGCTGAAGCCGCGCAGCCTGATTCCCGTGATCGCCGCCTGCGTGGTGTCGTCGGCGCTGCGGCCCTGGCTGATCGGCACCGGGCCACTGTTTCCGTTCGCCGGCCAGCTCGATTTGCCGTGGTGGGGACCGCTTGCCTGTATCGGCATCGGCATCGCCGCAGGATTGCAATCGGGATTGCTGACTACTCTCCTGTACAAGGCCGAGGATTTCTTCGGCCGCCTGCCAATTCACTGGATGTGGTGGCCGGCGATCGGCGGATTGTTCGTCGGCGCCGGCGGCCTGATCGAGCCGCGCGCGCTCGGTGTCGGCTACGATATCATCGGCGACCTGCTCAACGACCACATTGCGGTGTCGGCCACACTCGTGATCCTGCTCGTGAAGTCGGCGATCTGGATCGTTGCCCTGGCATCGGGCACCTCCGGCGGCGTCCTCGCGCCGCTTCTTATTTTCGGCGGCTGCGCCGGCTGGCTCGAAGGACAGTTGCTGCCGGGGGCGCATGGTGCGTGGGCGCTTATCGGCATGGCCGCAATGATGGGCGGCACCATGCGCTCGCCGCTGACTGCGATCCTGTTCGCCGTCGAGCTGACCGGCGACTTTGCGATGCTTGGACCGCTTCTGATTGCCACGAGCGCGGCTTATGCGCTCACCGTGTTGCTGCTCAAGCGCTCGATTCTCACCGAAAAGATCGCGCGGCGCGGCCAGCACGTCGTGCGCGAATACGGCATCGACCCGTTCGACCTGCTTCGCATCAACGAAGTGATGGTGAAGGATGTCGATACCCTGCCCGCAACCATGACCGTCGGCGAAGCCGTATCGTTCTTCTCCGGCGGGGAGCGACGTCACAAGTCCTATCCGCTGATCGATGCCGGCGGACGGCTCTCCGGTCTCGTCGGCCGCTCGGACGTCCTGCGGTGGCGCGCGGAAAGCGCCGACGGCCGCGACACCCTGTTCGACTGCGCCTCGGACCGCTCGCTCACGCTCGGCTATCCCGACGAGCCCGTGTCGCATGTTGCCGATCGGATGGTTCTGGCCGATGTCGGGCGGGTGCCGATCGTCGAGCGCGAGACCGGGCATCTCCTCGGCCTGGTCGCCCGCAAGGATCTCCTGCGCATTCGCGCCACGGCAAGATCGGTCGAGACGCGGCGGTCCGCTTTCTTCGGCCCCGGCCGCCGCGAGCCGTCACATCACGCGACCGTCCTCGACGACGCGCCAACGACCTGA
- a CDS encoding DUF6056 family protein, which translates to MYNQDAMASATRPVAARRASLAWALGSLFPAAFLFCLFALTLLSAPEHDDFCFADLHARHGFVQTISIFYQSLSGRIVVLILGQIPPAISAATNVSLLSAYSLALAAAAGLFLFGLAVATVRAWPRAGALQLAFLTFAFASTVVSATPNLRELLYWLTGLICYVPPALLTILILGECTRALDTETEFSWLLTIGMALGGLVAAMCNEFTGVWLLLILAASLLARHLFGQPRQIAHHGLIAVAIAVGFVVVVSASGNSARMEQLPNGGHLLPSLINGLRDSLVGLGRFFREPAIVVSLIAAGAIVLVEPEPARPAQANGKMLALGIVATCLACCYFEYFTHRYATGFRLVERAQNQALILLLFGLMLSVRLLVRAHRTQLRERLSAGRYRGLLDPVTLPTSLALLMIASLGFSSTSSLLRKQWQDLYPYWEESVARHVLLTTSIEPVIAVPWHKWTPSLLMTADVTANADRLPNDCIARYYRKSAIYVADVPL; encoded by the coding sequence GTGTACAATCAAGACGCTATGGCGTCGGCGACGCGTCCTGTCGCCGCGCGCAGGGCCAGCCTTGCGTGGGCGCTGGGTAGCCTATTTCCCGCGGCGTTTCTGTTCTGCCTGTTTGCGCTGACTTTGCTCAGCGCGCCCGAGCACGACGATTTCTGTTTCGCGGATCTGCACGCGCGCCACGGGTTCGTCCAGACCATTTCGATCTTCTATCAATCGCTGTCGGGCCGGATCGTGGTCCTGATCCTGGGCCAAATTCCGCCGGCGATCTCCGCGGCCACGAATGTCAGCCTGCTGTCGGCCTATTCGCTGGCGCTGGCCGCGGCTGCGGGCCTGTTCCTGTTCGGATTGGCTGTCGCGACGGTCCGCGCATGGCCTCGCGCCGGCGCGCTGCAATTGGCCTTCCTCACCTTCGCATTTGCAAGCACCGTGGTCAGCGCGACGCCGAACCTGCGCGAGCTGCTCTACTGGCTGACGGGCCTGATTTGCTACGTCCCGCCTGCGCTCCTCACCATTCTGATCCTGGGCGAGTGCACCCGGGCGCTCGACACCGAAACAGAGTTTTCCTGGCTACTCACCATCGGCATGGCGCTGGGCGGACTCGTCGCCGCGATGTGCAACGAGTTCACCGGCGTCTGGCTGCTGCTGATCCTCGCCGCATCCCTCCTCGCGCGCCACCTCTTCGGTCAGCCGCGCCAGATCGCGCATCACGGCTTGATCGCCGTCGCTATCGCCGTCGGCTTCGTCGTCGTGGTATCGGCCAGCGGCAATAGCGCGCGCATGGAGCAGCTCCCGAATGGCGGTCACCTCCTGCCGTCGCTGATCAACGGCTTGCGCGATTCGCTCGTCGGGCTCGGCCGATTTTTCCGCGAGCCAGCAATCGTCGTCTCGCTCATCGCCGCAGGCGCCATCGTCCTCGTCGAGCCGGAGCCAGCGAGGCCGGCACAGGCCAACGGCAAGATGCTGGCACTCGGAATCGTCGCCACCTGCCTGGCCTGTTGCTACTTCGAATATTTCACGCATCGGTATGCGACGGGGTTCCGGCTCGTCGAAAGAGCGCAGAACCAGGCACTGATCCTGCTGCTGTTCGGACTGATGCTGAGTGTTAGACTATTGGTCCGGGCGCACCGCACGCAATTGCGCGAGCGCCTTTCGGCAGGCCGCTATCGCGGCCTCCTCGACCCGGTCACGCTGCCGACCAGCCTTGCGCTTCTCATGATCGCCTCGCTCGGCTTCAGCTCAACGTCGTCGCTACTGCGCAAGCAGTGGCAAGACCTCTACCCGTACTGGGAGGAAAGCGTCGCCCGGCACGTCCTCCTGACAACAAGCATCGAACCGGTGATCGCCGTTCCCTGGCATAAATGGACACCCTCTCTGCTGATGACCGCCGACGTCACGGCCAATGCCGACCGATTGCCGAACGACTGCATCGCCAGATATTATCGCAAGTCCGCCATCTACGTCGCCGACGTGCCGCTTTGA
- a CDS encoding glycosyltransferase family 2 protein, which yields MPLVSIIMPSWNVERFIEETIHSVQAQTFDDWELLIADDCSTDRTPKIIAEIGERDPRVKLIRLPKNGGPALARQAAIDEAKGRYLAFLDSDDLWLPAKLERQLAFAREKGAALSYTAFRRIDEANTMSGRLIAVPAQLSYDQLLKNTSIATLTALVDLEISGPVAMTNEGYDDFCLWLSILRRGHIAHGLNEDLARYRVRGSSVSSRPVRSAKWVWNVYRNVERLPLLKSAWCFGHWSARAWLKRRQF from the coding sequence ATGCCTCTCGTCTCCATCATCATGCCGTCCTGGAACGTCGAGCGCTTCATCGAGGAAACCATCCATTCGGTGCAGGCCCAGACTTTCGACGACTGGGAATTGCTGATCGCCGATGACTGCTCGACGGATCGCACCCCCAAGATCATCGCGGAGATCGGCGAACGCGACCCGCGCGTCAAGCTGATCCGGCTGCCGAAGAACGGCGGTCCGGCGCTGGCGCGCCAGGCCGCGATCGACGAGGCAAAGGGCCGCTATCTCGCCTTCCTCGACAGCGACGATCTGTGGCTGCCCGCGAAGCTCGAACGCCAGCTCGCCTTTGCCCGGGAGAAAGGCGCCGCGCTGAGCTACACCGCGTTCCGCCGCATCGACGAGGCCAACACCATGTCCGGCCGGCTGATCGCGGTGCCGGCGCAGCTCAGCTACGATCAGCTCCTGAAAAACACCTCGATCGCGACATTGACCGCGCTGGTCGACCTCGAGATTTCGGGGCCTGTCGCGATGACCAACGAGGGCTACGACGATTTCTGCCTGTGGCTCTCCATCCTCCGGCGCGGCCATATCGCCCACGGCCTCAATGAGGATCTGGCGCGCTACCGCGTCAGGGGCTCGTCCGTCTCCAGCCGCCCGGTGCGCTCCGCCAAATGGGTCTGGAACGTCTACCGCAACGTCGAGCGACTGCCGCTGCTCAAGTCGGCCTGGTGCTTCGGCCATTGGAGCGCGCGCGCCTGGCTCAAGCGGCGGCAATTCTAG